The following coding sequences lie in one Arachis stenosperma cultivar V10309 chromosome 5, arast.V10309.gnm1.PFL2, whole genome shotgun sequence genomic window:
- the LOC130979747 gene encoding pentatricopeptide repeat-containing protein At2g17525, mitochondrial-like isoform X2, with translation MIPPIPRFLTFQICSLSSTSASAPATPSQDHVCHLILEQKSASKAIETFRWASSLPNFTHSQSTYRALIHKLCTFRRFDSVKQLLDEMPDSIGTPPGDEIFVTIVRGFGRASMTRAVIKVLDLVYKFHSSPSLKIYNSILDVLVKEDIGIAREFYRKSMMESGVVGDDYTFGILMKGLCLTNRIGEGFKLLQMIKSSRGVTPNTVIYNTLLHALCKNGKVGRARSLMYEMVEPNDVTFNILISGYCKEENLVQALVMLEKSFAMGFVPDIVSATKVVEGLCKAGRVTEAAEVLDRVESMGGSLDVVAYNTLIKGFCGVGKVKVGIHFLKQMESRGCLPNIDTYNILISGFCDSGMLDLALDLFNDMKTDGIKWNFATFDTIIRGLCSEGRINEGFSILELMEESKEGSRGHISPYNSIIYGLFKQNRFDEAVEFLTKLGKMFPRAVDRSMTIFEHCKQGSIEDAKRVYDQMIDEGGFPSILVYDCLVRRLSEDGCVREAVELMNEMIANNCFPVPSIFNAIIAGFCRQEKVESALKFMEDITARGCETNAETYGPLINVICKKGDLQKALQLFLEMVENGIIPNHFIWNSLLLSLSQENYFKNKNMINIHGLL, from the coding sequence GCGCTTTCTCACCTTCCAAATTTGTTCCCTTTCATCAACTTCTGCTTCTGCTCCTGCTACCCCATCACAGGACCATGTCTGCCACCTAATCCTTGAACAGAAATCCGCTTCCAAGGCCATTGAAACTTTCAGATGGGCCTCCTCACTACCCAACTTCACCCACTCCCAATCCACATACCGTGCCTTGATCCATAAGCTATGTACTTTCCGCCGCTTCGACAGTGTCAAGCAACTGCTCGACGAAATGCCTGACTCAATCGGCACCCCTCCTGGCGATGAAATCTTCGTCACAATTGTCCGCGGGTTCGGCCGTGCCAGCATGACTCGTGCGGTCATCAAGGTCCTTGACTTGGTGTACAAGTTTCATAGCAGCCCTTCCTTGAAGATATACAACTCCATTCTTGATGTCCTTGTGAAGGAGGATATCGGCATAGCTAGGGAGTTTTATAGGAAGAGTATGATGGAGTCTGGGGTTGTTGGGGATGATTATACTTTTGGGATCTTGATGAAAGGGCTCTGCTTGACCAATAGGATTGGTGAGGGCTTTAAGCTCTTGCAGATGATCAAGTCTAGCAGAGGGGTCACACCAAACACTGTGATTTACAACACCTTGCTTCATGCACTTTGCAAAAATGGAAAAGTTGGGAGGGCTAGAAGCTTGATGTATGAGATGGTGGAACCGAATGATGTCACGTTTAACATTTTGATATCCGGGTATTGCAAAGAGGAGAATTTAGTTCAGGCTCTAGTGATGCTGGAGAAGAGCTTTGCCATGGGTTTTGTTCCTGATATTGTCTCTGCGACTAAGGTTGTGGAAGGTCTTTGCAAGGCCGGCCGTGTGACAGAGGCTGCTGAGGTTTTGGACAGAGTTGAGAGCATGGGGGGTTCACTTGATGTTGTGGCTTATAACACCTTGATAAAGGGGTTTTGTGGAGTAGGAAAAGTAAAAGTTGGGATTCATTTCCTGAAGCAAATGGAGAGTAGAGGCTGTCTTCCAAATATAGACACCTATAACATACTCATATCTGGTTTTTGTGATTCTGGGATGTTAGATTTGGCCCTGGATCTTTTTAATGACATGAAAACAGATGGGATCAAATGGAACTTCGCTACATTCGACACGATAATTAGAGGGTTGTGttcagaaggaagaatcaatgAAGGTTTTTCAATTTTGGAGCTGATGGAGGAAAGCAAAGAAGGCTCTAGAGGGCACATTAGTCCTTATAATAGCATAATATATGGTCTATTCAAGCAGAACCGTTTTGATGAAGCAGTTGAATTTCTAACAAAGTTAGGAAAGATGTTTCCAAGAGCTGTTGACAGAAGCATGACGATTTTCGAACATTGTAAGCAGGGGAGTATTGAGGATGCAAAGAGGGTATATGATCAGATGATCGATGAAGGTGGATTTCCAAGTATTTTAGTTTATGATTGCCTAGTTCGCAGATTATCCGAAGACGGTTGTGTCCGAGAAGCGGTTGAGCTGATGAATGAAATGATTGCCAATAACTGCTTTCCAGTTCCATCTATATTCAATGCAATCATTGCAGGGTTTTGCAGACAAGAAAAAGTTGAAAGCGCATTGAAGTTCATGGAAGATATCACTGCAAGAGGGTGTGAAACCAATGCAGAAACTTATGGTCCTTTGATTAATGTTATATGTAAGAAGGGTGATCTTCAAAAAGCCTTGCAACTCTTCCTAGAAATGGTAGAAAACGGCATCATTCCTAACCATTTTATTTGGAATTCACTGCTATTGAGTCTAAGCCAagaaaattatttcaaaaataagaaTATGATCAACATACATGGCCTACTATAG
- the LOC130979747 gene encoding pentatricopeptide repeat-containing protein At2g17525, mitochondrial-like isoform X1, giving the protein MLPPKLYNALQNSILSKSFTLRRFLTFQICSLSSTSASAPATPSQDHVCHLILEQKSASKAIETFRWASSLPNFTHSQSTYRALIHKLCTFRRFDSVKQLLDEMPDSIGTPPGDEIFVTIVRGFGRASMTRAVIKVLDLVYKFHSSPSLKIYNSILDVLVKEDIGIAREFYRKSMMESGVVGDDYTFGILMKGLCLTNRIGEGFKLLQMIKSSRGVTPNTVIYNTLLHALCKNGKVGRARSLMYEMVEPNDVTFNILISGYCKEENLVQALVMLEKSFAMGFVPDIVSATKVVEGLCKAGRVTEAAEVLDRVESMGGSLDVVAYNTLIKGFCGVGKVKVGIHFLKQMESRGCLPNIDTYNILISGFCDSGMLDLALDLFNDMKTDGIKWNFATFDTIIRGLCSEGRINEGFSILELMEESKEGSRGHISPYNSIIYGLFKQNRFDEAVEFLTKLGKMFPRAVDRSMTIFEHCKQGSIEDAKRVYDQMIDEGGFPSILVYDCLVRRLSEDGCVREAVELMNEMIANNCFPVPSIFNAIIAGFCRQEKVESALKFMEDITARGCETNAETYGPLINVICKKGDLQKALQLFLEMVENGIIPNHFIWNSLLLSLSQENYFKNKNMINIHGLL; this is encoded by the coding sequence ATGCTGCCCCCAAAGCTCTACAACGCATTGCAAAATTCTATATTATCCAAATCTTTCACTCTCAGGCGCTTTCTCACCTTCCAAATTTGTTCCCTTTCATCAACTTCTGCTTCTGCTCCTGCTACCCCATCACAGGACCATGTCTGCCACCTAATCCTTGAACAGAAATCCGCTTCCAAGGCCATTGAAACTTTCAGATGGGCCTCCTCACTACCCAACTTCACCCACTCCCAATCCACATACCGTGCCTTGATCCATAAGCTATGTACTTTCCGCCGCTTCGACAGTGTCAAGCAACTGCTCGACGAAATGCCTGACTCAATCGGCACCCCTCCTGGCGATGAAATCTTCGTCACAATTGTCCGCGGGTTCGGCCGTGCCAGCATGACTCGTGCGGTCATCAAGGTCCTTGACTTGGTGTACAAGTTTCATAGCAGCCCTTCCTTGAAGATATACAACTCCATTCTTGATGTCCTTGTGAAGGAGGATATCGGCATAGCTAGGGAGTTTTATAGGAAGAGTATGATGGAGTCTGGGGTTGTTGGGGATGATTATACTTTTGGGATCTTGATGAAAGGGCTCTGCTTGACCAATAGGATTGGTGAGGGCTTTAAGCTCTTGCAGATGATCAAGTCTAGCAGAGGGGTCACACCAAACACTGTGATTTACAACACCTTGCTTCATGCACTTTGCAAAAATGGAAAAGTTGGGAGGGCTAGAAGCTTGATGTATGAGATGGTGGAACCGAATGATGTCACGTTTAACATTTTGATATCCGGGTATTGCAAAGAGGAGAATTTAGTTCAGGCTCTAGTGATGCTGGAGAAGAGCTTTGCCATGGGTTTTGTTCCTGATATTGTCTCTGCGACTAAGGTTGTGGAAGGTCTTTGCAAGGCCGGCCGTGTGACAGAGGCTGCTGAGGTTTTGGACAGAGTTGAGAGCATGGGGGGTTCACTTGATGTTGTGGCTTATAACACCTTGATAAAGGGGTTTTGTGGAGTAGGAAAAGTAAAAGTTGGGATTCATTTCCTGAAGCAAATGGAGAGTAGAGGCTGTCTTCCAAATATAGACACCTATAACATACTCATATCTGGTTTTTGTGATTCTGGGATGTTAGATTTGGCCCTGGATCTTTTTAATGACATGAAAACAGATGGGATCAAATGGAACTTCGCTACATTCGACACGATAATTAGAGGGTTGTGttcagaaggaagaatcaatgAAGGTTTTTCAATTTTGGAGCTGATGGAGGAAAGCAAAGAAGGCTCTAGAGGGCACATTAGTCCTTATAATAGCATAATATATGGTCTATTCAAGCAGAACCGTTTTGATGAAGCAGTTGAATTTCTAACAAAGTTAGGAAAGATGTTTCCAAGAGCTGTTGACAGAAGCATGACGATTTTCGAACATTGTAAGCAGGGGAGTATTGAGGATGCAAAGAGGGTATATGATCAGATGATCGATGAAGGTGGATTTCCAAGTATTTTAGTTTATGATTGCCTAGTTCGCAGATTATCCGAAGACGGTTGTGTCCGAGAAGCGGTTGAGCTGATGAATGAAATGATTGCCAATAACTGCTTTCCAGTTCCATCTATATTCAATGCAATCATTGCAGGGTTTTGCAGACAAGAAAAAGTTGAAAGCGCATTGAAGTTCATGGAAGATATCACTGCAAGAGGGTGTGAAACCAATGCAGAAACTTATGGTCCTTTGATTAATGTTATATGTAAGAAGGGTGATCTTCAAAAAGCCTTGCAACTCTTCCTAGAAATGGTAGAAAACGGCATCATTCCTAACCATTTTATTTGGAATTCACTGCTATTGAGTCTAAGCCAagaaaattatttcaaaaataagaaTATGATCAACATACATGGCCTACTATAG